In one Acetobacter sp. genomic region, the following are encoded:
- a CDS encoding MBL fold metallo-hydrolase, with protein MTDSTLTVTVLGCGGSSGVPLIGGADGRGVWGDCDPDEPRNRRTRSSIVMQAPDGRRLLVDTGPDMRNQLIANGIPYADAIFYTHAHADHIAGLDDVRPFNWALERPIEVFGTEAVLAEIRGRFDYAFRPWTPKDAFRPGVEPRFIKAGDRLEVVGLILDVFEQDHGKLNSLGFRCGDFAYCTDVVSLTDEVLSLLGGVDTWMVDCLQMKPHSAHAWLDRVLEWRERIRPRRTILTHLGPFMDWATLERTLPPGIEAAFDGLTFAVPGQIAF; from the coding sequence GTGACTGACAGCACGCTCACCGTCACCGTTCTTGGTTGTGGAGGTTCTTCCGGCGTGCCGCTTATCGGCGGAGCGGACGGGCGTGGCGTCTGGGGTGACTGTGATCCGGACGAACCGCGTAACCGGCGGACACGCTCTTCCATTGTCATGCAGGCGCCGGATGGCCGACGTCTGCTTGTCGATACCGGGCCGGATATGCGCAATCAACTGATTGCAAACGGTATTCCCTATGCCGATGCCATTTTCTACACGCATGCCCATGCCGACCATATTGCCGGTCTGGATGATGTGCGGCCCTTCAACTGGGCGCTTGAGCGGCCGATTGAGGTTTTTGGCACAGAGGCGGTACTCGCGGAAATCCGCGGACGCTTTGACTATGCGTTCCGTCCATGGACACCGAAAGATGCCTTTCGCCCGGGTGTCGAGCCTCGTTTCATCAAGGCTGGAGACCGGCTGGAGGTTGTCGGTCTGATCCTTGATGTTTTTGAACAGGACCATGGAAAACTGAACTCTCTCGGTTTCCGTTGCGGGGACTTCGCCTATTGCACGGATGTCGTGTCCCTGACGGATGAAGTTCTTTCCCTGCTGGGGGGTGTTGACACCTGGATGGTGGATTGCCTCCAGATGAAGCCTCACTCAGCCCATGCGTGGCTGGATCGCGTTCTGGAATGGCGTGAGCGTATTCGCCCGCGCCGCACGATTCTGACGCATCTGGGGCCGTTCATGGACTGGGCGACCCTTGAGAGAACACTTCCTCCCGGCATCGAGGCTGCTTTTGACGGCTTGACCTTCGCTGTGCCGGGGCAAATCGCGTTCTGA
- a CDS encoding PrkA family serine protein kinase: protein MASVSDVFSLATAMRDRHRETEMSLAEYLEACRTDSSCYASAAERMLKAIGEPVMVDTSRDPRQSRIFMNRTLRIYPAFKDFYGMEETIEQIVGFFRHAAQGLEERKQILYLLGPVGGGKSSLGERLKTLMEHEPIYVLKAGKHLSPVFESPLGLFDPFTMSAALERDYGIPRRVLTGIASPWALKRLDEFDGDLSRFSVVKLNPSKLRQIAIAKTEPGDDNNQDVSALVGKVDIRQLEHYSQNDPDAYSFSGGLNRANQGVLEFVEMFKAPIKMLHPLLTATQEGNYVGTENIGSIPFTGVILAHSNEAEWQSFRNNRTNEAFLDRVCVIKVPYCLRVTEEAKIYEKLVETSALKEAPLAPNTLDMLARFAVLSRLKTHPNSTQYAKLRVYDGENIRETDPKARTMQEYRDAAGVDEGMDGISTRFAYKVLSATFNHDSTEISADPVHLMYVLEHAVRREQFPAEVEANYLAVLKSELAGRYAEFLGNEIQKAYLESYSDYGQNLFDRYLDYADAWIEDQDFKDPDTGQMLNRDLLNAELTKIEKPAGIANPKDFRNEVVKFALRSRASNGGRNPSWTSYEKIRDVIEKRMFSQVEDLLPVISFGSKKDGETERKHDEFVERMMERGYTERQVRRLVEWYMRVKQSA from the coding sequence ATGGCTTCTGTCTCTGACGTTTTTTCCCTGGCAACCGCGATGCGAGACCGGCACCGCGAGACTGAAATGAGCCTTGCGGAATATCTCGAAGCCTGCCGGACTGATTCATCCTGCTACGCCAGCGCGGCGGAGCGCATGCTGAAGGCGATCGGCGAGCCGGTGATGGTCGATACCTCCCGCGATCCACGCCAGTCGCGTATCTTCATGAACCGCACGCTCCGTATCTACCCGGCCTTCAAGGATTTTTACGGGATGGAGGAGACGATCGAACAGATCGTCGGCTTCTTCCGTCATGCTGCTCAGGGGCTGGAAGAGCGTAAGCAGATTCTCTATCTGCTCGGCCCTGTCGGTGGCGGCAAATCCTCGCTCGGCGAGCGGCTCAAGACCCTGATGGAGCATGAGCCGATCTACGTGCTCAAGGCGGGAAAACATCTCAGCCCTGTCTTTGAAAGCCCGCTGGGTCTGTTCGATCCCTTTACCATGAGCGCGGCGCTTGAGCGTGATTATGGCATCCCCAGACGCGTGCTGACGGGCATTGCCAGCCCGTGGGCGCTCAAACGTCTGGATGAATTTGACGGTGATCTGTCGCGCTTCAGCGTGGTCAAACTGAACCCGTCCAAGCTCCGTCAGATCGCCATCGCCAAGACGGAACCCGGTGATGACAACAATCAGGACGTATCGGCCCTCGTCGGAAAGGTCGATATTCGCCAGCTTGAGCATTACAGCCAGAACGATCCGGACGCTTACAGCTTCTCCGGTGGCCTGAACCGCGCCAATCAGGGTGTTCTCGAATTTGTGGAGATGTTCAAGGCGCCGATCAAGATGCTGCATCCGCTGCTGACAGCGACGCAGGAAGGCAATTATGTCGGCACGGAGAATATAGGCTCCATCCCGTTCACCGGCGTCATTCTGGCGCATTCCAACGAGGCGGAATGGCAGAGTTTCCGCAACAACCGCACCAATGAAGCCTTCCTCGACCGCGTCTGCGTCATCAAGGTGCCTTACTGCCTGCGTGTCACGGAAGAGGCGAAAATCTACGAGAAGCTTGTGGAGACGTCCGCGCTCAAGGAAGCGCCGCTGGCCCCCAATACGCTCGATATGCTCGCGCGCTTTGCGGTGCTGTCACGGCTGAAGACGCACCCCAATTCCACGCAATATGCGAAACTGCGTGTTTATGACGGCGAGAATATCCGCGAGACTGATCCCAAGGCCCGCACGATGCAGGAGTATCGGGATGCAGCCGGAGTGGATGAAGGCATGGACGGTATTTCCACGCGCTTTGCCTACAAGGTGCTATCGGCCACCTTCAACCATGATTCAACGGAGATTTCAGCCGATCCGGTCCATCTGATGTATGTGCTTGAACATGCTGTCAGGCGGGAACAGTTTCCGGCGGAAGTGGAAGCGAACTATCTCGCGGTTCTGAAATCCGAACTTGCAGGGCGTTACGCGGAGTTTCTTGGCAACGAAATCCAGAAAGCCTATCTGGAAAGTTACAGTGACTACGGACAGAATCTGTTCGATCGCTACCTTGATTACGCGGATGCCTGGATCGAGGATCAGGACTTCAAGGACCCGGATACCGGGCAGATGCTCAATCGTGATCTTCTAAACGCAGAGCTGACGAAGATCGAAAAACCCGCAGGCATCGCCAACCCGAAGGACTTCCGGAACGAGGTGGTGAAATTCGCCCTGCGGTCACGGGCTTCCAACGGTGGACGCAACCCGTCATGGACATCTTATGAGAAAATCCGCGACGTGATCGAAAAGCGGATGTTCAGTCAGGTGGAAGACCTTCTGCCCGTCATCAGCTTCGGTTCCAAGAAAGATGGTGAAACCGAACGCAAACATGACGAGTTCGTCGAACGCATGATGGAGCGCGGCTATACGGAGCGACAGGTCCGTCGCCTCGTTGAATGGTACATGCGCGTAAAACAGTCTGCCTGA
- a CDS encoding YeaH/YhbH family protein has protein sequence MDIIDRRSNPHGKNLENRRRALERARGAVQKAVRDAVANGKIREVGEGKAVSVPADALHEPGFHRVFTQGERHIILTGNHEFSRGDKLRRPPSGGGGKGGGPGQAGTDGGGEDAYRFILSRDEFLDLFFDDLELPDLIKREISATETTAPSRAGLSNDGSPSQLDLGRTIRYSMARRIGLGRPKPAELDEIEARISELEDIRPLSSAQLEELEELREKRGNLRQRLNRIPWVDPVDLRYRRFAPTPKPSTRAVMFCLMDVSGSMTERMKDLAKQFFLLLHVFLEKRYKTLDVVFIRHAETAEEVDEETFFHDPRTGGTVVSTALEEMLRVQKARYPVQQWNIYVAQASDGDNSPSDTPQVVGLLDKEILPLVQYYAYIEVTGSGAIIRGETDLWQAYRSVAEKQPHLAIRQVSDRKEIFPVFRDLFARKTTGEASHA, from the coding sequence TTGGACATTATCGACAGACGATCCAACCCACATGGTAAAAATCTTGAAAACCGTCGTCGTGCTCTGGAAAGAGCACGAGGCGCGGTTCAGAAAGCCGTGCGGGACGCCGTGGCGAACGGCAAGATCCGTGAAGTTGGAGAGGGCAAGGCCGTCTCCGTTCCGGCAGATGCTCTGCATGAGCCGGGCTTCCATCGTGTTTTTACGCAGGGAGAGCGACACATCATTCTGACGGGAAATCACGAGTTTTCCCGAGGAGACAAGTTACGCCGACCACCGTCCGGCGGTGGCGGCAAGGGCGGTGGCCCCGGACAGGCGGGAACGGATGGAGGAGGGGAGGATGCTTACCGTTTTATCCTTTCCCGTGATGAATTCCTTGATCTGTTCTTTGATGATCTGGAACTTCCCGACCTCATAAAGCGGGAAATCTCCGCGACTGAAACGACTGCGCCAAGTCGGGCAGGCCTCAGCAATGACGGCTCTCCGTCGCAGCTCGATCTGGGACGGACCATCCGTTATTCCATGGCGCGACGTATCGGACTGGGACGTCCGAAACCTGCTGAACTAGATGAAATCGAAGCCCGTATCTCCGAACTGGAGGACATTCGGCCACTTTCTTCCGCGCAACTCGAAGAGCTTGAGGAACTGCGTGAAAAGCGTGGAAACCTTCGGCAGAGGCTGAACCGCATTCCGTGGGTTGATCCAGTAGATCTGCGTTACAGGCGGTTCGCCCCAACGCCGAAACCTTCCACCCGGGCGGTCATGTTCTGCCTGATGGATGTGTCCGGCTCCATGACCGAGCGCATGAAGGACTTGGCCAAGCAGTTTTTCCTCCTGCTGCATGTCTTTCTGGAAAAACGTTACAAGACGCTGGATGTGGTCTTTATCCGACATGCGGAAACGGCGGAGGAAGTGGATGAGGAAACCTTCTTCCACGATCCACGCACGGGCGGAACAGTCGTATCGACGGCGCTGGAAGAGATGTTGCGTGTCCAGAAGGCACGTTATCCCGTCCAGCAATGGAATATCTACGTCGCGCAGGCGTCTGATGGCGATAACTCTCCGTCCGATACCCCGCAGGTTGTGGGTTTGCTGGATAAAGAGATTCTGCCGCTCGTGCAGTATTACGCTTACATCGAAGTCACAGGGTCAGGGGCGATCATTCGCGGTGAGACCGATCTCTGGCAGGCCTATCGCAGTGTTGCGGAGAAACAGCCACATCTCGCCATTCGTCAGGTCAGTGACCGGAAGGAAATTTTTCCTGTTTTCCGCGATCTTTTCGCACGCAAGACAACCGGGGAGGCCAGCCACGCATGA
- a CDS encoding SpoVR family protein, whose translation MTGTGLLYQGADWNFTIIRDCYNAIEEIAEKELGLDVFPNRIEVITSEQMLDVYTASGMPINYHHWSYGKRFAGHENAYRRGLMGLAYEVVINSNPCISYLMEENSATMQALVIAHAAFGHNHFFKNNRLFQEWTDPSQILNYLEFARGYISRCEEIHGQAAVERVLDAAHALQGQGVNRHSGSRRVDLKDEQARARERRAYEDSSFNDLWRTLPKGSEPELAGDGERQALRRRLGLPEENILYFLEKHGPRLAAWEREIIRIVRLIAQYFYPQPQLKLMNEGCATWVHDRIMSRLHEKGRIDDAAFMEVIHSTTNVIAQFGYEQGSTSFNPYALGFAMMKDIERICTDPTEEDRRWQPDIAGNGDAYGTLRHAWAEYRDESFVLQFLTPKVMRDFRMFRLLDDTRDPYLLVDAIHDEAGYRDIRRTVAASYDPSTWYTEIEIVDVDSFGDRTLRLEHRTKSGQVLAENDMKLTLNALADLWGYRVVLEEIDTPTGRVLLSHEAGKA comes from the coding sequence ATGACAGGAACAGGGCTGCTCTATCAGGGCGCGGACTGGAACTTCACCATCATCCGCGATTGCTACAACGCCATTGAGGAGATTGCGGAAAAGGAACTCGGTCTCGACGTTTTTCCAAACCGTATCGAGGTCATCACCTCAGAGCAGATGCTGGATGTCTATACGGCCAGCGGCATGCCGATCAATTATCATCACTGGTCCTATGGCAAGCGGTTCGCAGGACATGAAAACGCCTACCGCCGTGGACTGATGGGACTTGCCTACGAAGTCGTCATCAACTCCAATCCCTGCATCAGCTACCTGATGGAAGAAAACAGCGCCACGATGCAGGCGCTGGTGATCGCACACGCGGCCTTTGGGCATAATCATTTTTTCAAGAACAACCGTCTGTTTCAGGAGTGGACCGATCCCTCGCAGATTCTGAACTATCTGGAATTTGCCCGTGGCTATATCTCCCGCTGCGAGGAAATCCACGGACAGGCTGCCGTGGAGCGTGTACTGGACGCCGCGCATGCCTTGCAGGGGCAGGGCGTCAATCGTCATAGCGGTTCACGGCGTGTCGATCTGAAAGACGAACAGGCGCGCGCGCGGGAACGCCGTGCCTATGAGGATAGTTCTTTCAACGATTTGTGGCGCACATTGCCAAAAGGCAGCGAGCCAGAACTGGCTGGTGATGGTGAGAGACAGGCGCTGCGTCGCAGGCTCGGGCTGCCTGAGGAAAATATCCTTTATTTCCTTGAGAAACATGGCCCCAGGCTTGCGGCGTGGGAGCGGGAAATCATCCGCATTGTCCGCCTGATCGCCCAGTATTTCTACCCGCAGCCCCAGCTCAAACTGATGAATGAGGGATGTGCGACGTGGGTGCATGACCGCATCATGAGCCGTCTGCATGAGAAGGGACGTATTGATGACGCGGCGTTCATGGAGGTGATTCATTCCACCACGAACGTCATTGCCCAGTTCGGGTACGAGCAGGGTTCGACCAGTTTCAACCCCTATGCGCTGGGCTTTGCGATGATGAAAGACATCGAACGCATCTGCACCGACCCGACGGAAGAGGATCGACGGTGGCAGCCGGATATCGCTGGCAACGGCGATGCTTACGGCACCCTGCGTCATGCCTGGGCGGAATATCGGGATGAGAGTTTCGTGCTTCAGTTTCTGACGCCGAAAGTGATGCGCGATTTTCGTATGTTCCGGCTTCTGGATGACACCCGTGATCCCTATCTGCTGGTTGACGCCATCCATGATGAGGCAGGGTATCGCGATATCCGCCGTACCGTCGCGGCGTCCTATGACCCTTCGACATGGTATACCGAGATCGAGATCGTGGATGTGGACAGTTTCGGCGACAGAACCCTGAGGCTGGAGCATCGCACAAAGTCGGGTCAGGTTCTGGCTGAAAACGACATGAAACTGACCCTCAACGCGCTGGCGGACCTGTGGGGCTATCGTGTCGTGCTGGAAGAAATCGACACGCCGACTGGCCGTGTACTGCTCTCGCATGAGGCCGGGAAGGCGTAG
- a CDS encoding DUF2252 domain-containing protein, protein MPSSPAPAPLLTRKERCKEGQKLRQSVPRTTHAEWSPAQNRSEPLDLLTRQNARRITSLIPVRYERMRASPFAFLRGAAIVMAADLSGTPTSGLTVQACGDCHLANFGSYASPEGNPVFDINDFDETFRAPFEWDIKRLGTSFVLAGLETGLSSHGARALAELMARTYGEEMHRLSRLSPLEVWLNRIDLKDAIAHFEDAKTRRTTEALLKKRLNSTRNSFGLIADDRNAPSLKERPPLVVRLPDQDDTTRQAFARYVDTQPPERLALLKHYILRDVIFKVVGVGSVGTFCAIGLFTTADKEPLLLQIKEAQDSVFAPYAGPALHIHNQGERVVTGQRIMQAVSDSFLGWTHSADDNGGQSGTEVQQPASHSRRQFYVRRVKDTRLVAIGTDFAQEGLKDYAKLCARALARAHARSGDPVAISSYLGKGAAFADAIAIFSVAYAAQTKQDWKKFVEVTSGRLSQT, encoded by the coding sequence ATGCCCTCATCACCAGCGCCTGCCCCTCTCCTGACACGCAAGGAGCGGTGCAAGGAAGGGCAGAAGCTGCGTCAGTCAGTTCCCCGAACCACCCATGCGGAATGGTCTCCTGCCCAAAACCGTTCCGAGCCGCTTGATCTGCTCACCCGGCAGAACGCCCGCCGTATCACCAGTCTGATTCCCGTTCGCTACGAGAGAATGAGGGCGTCTCCCTTTGCGTTCCTTCGTGGAGCCGCAATTGTTATGGCGGCTGACCTCTCGGGCACCCCCACGAGTGGACTGACTGTGCAGGCGTGTGGTGACTGTCACCTCGCCAATTTCGGAAGCTACGCCTCGCCAGAGGGCAATCCGGTCTTCGATATCAACGATTTCGACGAGACGTTCCGTGCGCCCTTTGAATGGGACATCAAGCGTCTCGGCACGTCATTTGTTCTGGCGGGACTTGAAACCGGCCTGTCTTCACATGGGGCTCGCGCACTCGCCGAACTCATGGCGCGGACATATGGCGAGGAGATGCATCGTCTCTCCCGATTAAGCCCGCTTGAGGTCTGGCTCAACCGGATTGATCTCAAGGACGCCATCGCGCATTTCGAAGACGCAAAGACCCGCCGGACGACCGAGGCGCTTCTGAAGAAACGCCTGAACAGCACAAGAAACAGTTTCGGCCTCATCGCTGACGACCGCAACGCGCCCTCCCTGAAAGAGCGTCCACCACTGGTAGTGCGTCTACCGGATCAGGACGACACAACACGGCAGGCCTTCGCCCGCTATGTGGATACACAGCCGCCGGAGCGACTGGCGCTTCTCAAGCACTACATTCTGCGTGACGTGATCTTCAAGGTTGTAGGAGTTGGCAGTGTCGGCACATTCTGCGCCATCGGCCTGTTCACCACGGCGGACAAGGAGCCTCTGCTGCTCCAGATCAAGGAAGCTCAGGACTCGGTTTTCGCTCCGTACGCAGGTCCGGCCCTTCACATCCACAATCAGGGTGAGCGTGTCGTCACAGGGCAGCGCATCATGCAGGCCGTTTCAGATTCCTTCCTTGGATGGACACATAGCGCGGACGACAATGGAGGGCAGTCCGGGACCGAGGTACAACAGCCGGCAAGCCATTCAAGACGGCAGTTCTATGTGCGTAGGGTAAAGGACACACGTCTTGTCGCCATCGGTACGGACTTCGCGCAGGAAGGACTGAAAGACTACGCGAAGCTCTGCGCACGGGCGCTTGCCCGCGCTCACGCCCGATCCGGCGACCCTGTGGCCATCTCGTCCTATCTCGGCAAGGGCGCGGCTTTTGCCGACGCTATCGCCATATTCTCGGTCGCCTATGCCGCCCAGACCAAACAGGACTGGAAGAAATTCGTAGAAGTCACCAGCGGCAGGCTCTCCCAGACGTAA
- a CDS encoding alpha/beta fold hydrolase, translating into MLLHALERDPENPSADLLPVVFIHGLFGRGRNFGFFQRRLADSRRTVALDLRNHGESPHGATDYTTMADDVYETLKHLGIHSAIIVGHSMGGKTAMMLALRHPEMVAKLLVADIAPGEGGFAQGHDLAARLAALHFPEHLNRTEADSLLAAVISEPEVRNLMLQNIELGDHPRWQIGINELAAAMPQIIGWPEIPTDETYEGPTLFVAGQRSHYIAPENYPAMKRLFPHYVLKTIEGAGHWVHAEKPNEFYKILSDFIDRA; encoded by the coding sequence ATGCTTCTTCATGCTCTCGAACGCGATCCTGAAAATCCGTCAGCAGACCTTCTTCCCGTCGTATTCATCCATGGTCTTTTCGGTCGCGGACGGAATTTCGGTTTTTTCCAAAGACGCCTTGCCGACAGCAGGCGGACAGTGGCTCTGGATCTTCGCAATCATGGCGAGAGTCCGCACGGCGCTACGGACTACACGACCATGGCTGACGACGTTTATGAAACGCTGAAGCATCTTGGCATCCACTCCGCCATCATTGTCGGCCACTCTATGGGTGGAAAAACCGCGATGATGCTGGCTTTGCGTCATCCCGAGATGGTTGCGAAACTTCTCGTCGCGGATATCGCACCGGGTGAAGGTGGTTTTGCGCAGGGCCATGATCTGGCGGCAAGACTGGCCGCGTTGCATTTTCCCGAGCATCTGAACCGGACAGAAGCGGACTCCTTGCTCGCAGCAGTCATCAGCGAGCCGGAAGTGAGAAATCTCATGCTGCAAAATATCGAACTGGGAGATCATCCGCGCTGGCAGATCGGGATCAACGAACTCGCAGCAGCCATGCCGCAGATTATCGGCTGGCCGGAGATTCCCACCGACGAAACCTATGAGGGGCCAACGCTGTTTGTGGCGGGACAACGCTCCCATTATATTGCTCCGGAAAACTATCCGGCGATGAAAAGGCTTTTCCCTCATTACGTGCTGAAGACAATTGAAGGCGCCGGGCATTGGGTTCACGCGGAAAAGCCGAATGAATTTTATAAGATATTGTCAGATTTCATCGACAGAGCCTGA
- a CDS encoding NAD(P)H-quinone oxidoreductase, whose product MAITIPDEMNAITLDTPGGPEVMHLGREATPTPRPGEILVRVEASGVNRPDIMQRKGLYPPPPGASPLLGLEIAGTVVAHGNPISGVEFPAIGSKVCALTNGGGYADYCAVPASQCLPWPEHYDAIKAAAIPETFFTVWSNLFTTADLKKGETVLIHGGAGGIGTAAIQIAKAMGVIPLTTVSDPEKGELCEKLGAIAINYKTDDFVEKTLEHTDGRGVDVILDIIGAPYFSRNLKALAMDGRLVIIAFQGGAKVEDVSLTLLMTKRLHVTGTALRPRSKEYKAAVAQALKTHIWPLLNSGVLEPVIHTTFPLGEAAEAHRLMESSSHSGKIILTHSI is encoded by the coding sequence ATGGCCATCACCATTCCTGACGAAATGAACGCCATCACGCTGGATACTCCCGGCGGTCCGGAAGTCATGCACCTTGGCAGAGAGGCCACTCCCACACCCAGGCCGGGTGAAATTCTGGTTCGCGTGGAAGCCAGTGGCGTCAACCGCCCGGATATCATGCAGCGCAAGGGGCTTTATCCGCCACCTCCGGGAGCAAGTCCGCTGCTGGGTCTGGAAATTGCCGGAACAGTCGTGGCGCACGGAAATCCGATCAGTGGCGTGGAGTTTCCAGCGATAGGCAGCAAGGTCTGCGCGCTGACCAACGGTGGCGGATATGCCGACTATTGCGCCGTTCCTGCCTCGCAGTGCCTTCCATGGCCAGAGCATTATGACGCCATCAAGGCCGCCGCCATTCCCGAAACCTTCTTCACCGTCTGGTCAAACCTTTTCACTACAGCAGATCTGAAAAAAGGTGAGACCGTGCTGATTCATGGTGGCGCTGGCGGTATCGGCACGGCTGCGATCCAGATCGCAAAAGCCATGGGAGTCATTCCGCTCACGACTGTAAGTGATCCCGAGAAGGGGGAATTGTGCGAGAAGCTCGGCGCGATCGCCATCAACTACAAGACCGATGACTTCGTCGAAAAGACACTGGAACATACGGACGGCAGAGGGGTGGATGTCATTCTCGACATCATTGGCGCGCCTTACTTCTCCCGTAACCTCAAGGCGCTGGCAATGGATGGGCGACTTGTCATCATCGCCTTTCAGGGCGGCGCGAAGGTTGAGGATGTTTCACTCACACTCCTCATGACAAAGCGGCTTCATGTCACCGGAACCGCGCTTCGTCCGCGCAGTAAGGAATACAAGGCCGCAGTGGCTCAGGCCCTGAAGACCCATATCTGGCCCTTGCTAAATAGCGGCGTTCTGGAGCCAGTCATACATACCACATTCCCTCTGGGAGAAGCGGCTGAAGCGCATCGGTTGATGGAGAGCAGCAGCCATAGTGGAAAGATAATTCTGACGCATTCAATTTAA
- the sucC gene encoding ADP-forming succinate--CoA ligase subunit beta, whose amino-acid sequence MNIHEYQAKEVLRSYGVPTPRGVLIHSPEEARQAARSLGTPICAVKAQIHAGGRGAGHFRDHPEIRGVRIVKSPEEAKEAAYQMLNQTLITRQTGPAGRVVHKLYVEAGCAIERELYLSMLIDRSTRKIMVVASQAGGMSIEDVAEKTPEKIQKIWIDPELGLGDYQARVLATRLALQGQQINELASIIRSVYSAFTSLDTSMIEMNPLVVTKEGSLMALDAKMSFDDNGLFRHPQIAELRDPNEEDPREQEAARFGLSYVSLDGTIGCMVNGAGLAMATMDIIHEEGESPANFLDVGGGASREKVGAAFRILLSDQKIEGVLVNIFGGIMRCDLIAGAVIDACRQEGLKVPLVIRLAGTLVEEGLAMIRQSGLDITIATDLGDAARKIVAEVRARRAA is encoded by the coding sequence ATGAATATCCACGAATATCAGGCCAAGGAGGTGTTGCGTTCCTATGGCGTGCCGACGCCACGAGGAGTGCTCATCCATTCACCTGAGGAGGCCCGGCAGGCAGCGCGCTCGCTTGGAACGCCCATCTGCGCCGTCAAGGCGCAGATTCATGCAGGTGGCCGTGGAGCAGGACATTTCAGGGATCATCCTGAAATCCGAGGCGTGCGCATCGTCAAAAGCCCGGAAGAAGCAAAAGAAGCCGCTTATCAGATGCTCAATCAGACGCTGATTACGCGTCAGACGGGTCCGGCTGGTCGCGTTGTGCATAAACTCTATGTCGAGGCGGGCTGTGCGATTGAAAGAGAGCTTTATCTCTCGATGCTTATCGACCGCAGCACCCGGAAGATCATGGTCGTCGCCTCACAGGCCGGGGGCATGAGCATCGAGGATGTTGCGGAAAAGACGCCCGAGAAAATCCAGAAAATCTGGATTGATCCGGAACTGGGCCTCGGAGATTATCAGGCTAGGGTTCTCGCGACGCGCCTTGCCCTGCAAGGACAGCAGATTAACGAGTTGGCTTCCATTATCAGGAGTGTCTACTCGGCTTTCACCAGTCTCGACACTTCGATGATCGAGATGAATCCGCTGGTGGTGACGAAGGAAGGGAGCCTGATGGCTCTCGATGCCAAAATGTCCTTCGACGACAACGGCCTGTTCCGGCACCCTCAGATTGCAGAACTGCGCGACCCCAACGAGGAAGACCCCCGTGAGCAGGAGGCGGCCCGTTTCGGTCTGTCCTATGTCAGTCTGGATGGGACCATCGGCTGTATGGTCAACGGGGCGGGCCTTGCCATGGCGACCATGGACATCATCCATGAAGAAGGAGAGTCGCCCGCGAACTTCCTTGATGTCGGCGGTGGCGCGTCACGGGAAAAGGTTGGCGCGGCCTTTCGTATCCTTCTGTCGGATCAGAAGATTGAAGGGGTGCTAGTCAATATTTTCGGCGGGATCATGCGATGCGATCTCATCGCTGGCGCGGTGATCGACGCCTGTAGGCAGGAAGGGCTGAAGGTGCCTCTGGTCATCAGACTGGCGGGAACGCTGGTCGAGGAAGGGCTGGCCATGATCCGCCAGTCAGGTCTCGACATCACCATTGCGACGGATCTGGGAGACGCGGCCCGAAAGATTGTCGCCGAAGTGCGCGCACGGAGGGCTGCCTGA